In Falco cherrug isolate bFalChe1 chromosome 2, bFalChe1.pri, whole genome shotgun sequence, the following are encoded in one genomic region:
- the SESN3 gene encoding sestrin-3 isoform X2, which translates to MNRLGPGPVGSATAASAAGQYRVCGNCRKVPRQEKRVQVSPPLTRGPSAFIPENEVMQANGLDERTNLLVEEYSTSGRLDNITQVMSIHTQYLESFLRSQFYMLRMDGPLPLPYRHYIAIMAAARHQCSYLINMHVDEFLKTGGIAEWLNGLEYIPQRLKNLNEINKLLAHRPWLITKEHIQKLVKTGENNWSLPELVHAVVLLAHYHALASFVFGSGINPERDPDTSNGVRLIAVNNFCVCDLANDNNIENASLTSSNFGITDSLSELEALMERMKRLQEDKEDEEASQEEMATRFEKEKKESLLVISGAFDDEIVSTDVSRYIEDPGFGYKDFARRGEDHLPTFRAQDYTWENHGFSLVNRLYSDIGHLLDEKFRMVYNLTYNTMATHEDVDTTTLRRALFNYVHCMYGIRYDDYDYGEVNQLLERSLKVYIKTVTCYPERTTKRMYDSYWRQFKHSEKVHVNLLLMEARMQAELLYALRAITRHLT; encoded by the exons gaaaaaagagTGCAAGTCTCCCCACCATTGACAAGAGGACCAAGTGCCTTTATACCAGAGAATGAA GTTATGCAAGCAAATGGTTTGGATGAACGTACTAATCTTCTTGTGGAAGAATACTCAACATCTGGTCGCCTGGACAACATCACACAGGTCATGAGTATCCATACTCAGTACCTGGAGTCTTTCCTCCGCAGCCAGTTCTATATGCTGCGCATGGATGGGCCCCTTCCTTTGCCCTATAGGCACTACATTGCTATAATG gctgctgccagaCATCAGTGTTCCTACCTAATAAATATGCACGTTGATGAGTTTTTGAAGACTGGCGGGATTGCAGAGTGGTTGAATGGTTTAGAATACATTCcccaaagactgaaaaatctgaacGAAATAAACAAACTCCTTGCACACCGGCCCTGGCTAATCACAAAGGAGCACATTCAG AAACTTGTCAAGACTGGGGAAAATAATTGGTCTCTTCCTGAACTGGTGCATGCTGTTGTCCTGTTGGCACATTATCATGCCTTGGCAAGTTTTGTATTTGGTAGTGGCATTAATCCAGAGAGAGATCCGGATACATCTAATGGAGTCAGACTTATAGCAGTCAACAACTTCTGTGTCTGTGATCTTGCCAATGACAACAACATAGAAAATGCATCCCTCACAAGTAGCAACTTTGGG ATCACAGATTCTTTAAGTGAGCTGGAGGCCTTAATGGAAAGGATGAAGAGGCTACAAGAAGATAAAGAGGATGAAGAAGCCTCTCAGGAAGAAATGGCAACTCGCTTtgaaaaggagaagaaggagagtCTGCTAGTAATTAGTGGAG CATTTGATGATGAAATAGTTTCTACAGATGTCTCCCGCTATATTGAAGATCCTGGGTTTGGGTACAAAGACTTTGCAAGGCGAGGAGAAGACCATCTGCCAACATTCAGAGCTCAG GACTATACCTGGGAAAATCATGGCTTTTCCCTTGTAAACAGGCTTTATTCTGATATTGGGCATCTCCTTGATGAGAAGTTTCGGATGGTATATAACCTCACATATAACACTATGGCAACGCATGAAGATGTTGATACAACTACGCTAAGAAGAGCTTTATTTAACTATGTCCACTGTATGTATGGAATCAG GTATGATGACTATGATTATGGAGAAGTTAATCAATTACTTGAACGCAGCCTGAAGGTTTACATAAAGACAGTGACCTGCTACCCAGAGAGAACTACCAAGCGCATGTACGATAGTTACTGGCGTCAGTTCAAGCACTCGGAGAAG gTTCATGTCAATCTACTTCTAATGGAAGCTCGTATGCAAGCCGAACTTCTGTATGCCCTTCGTGCCATAACTCGTCACTTAACCTGA
- the SESN3 gene encoding sestrin-3 isoform X1 has translation MNRLGPGPVGSATAASAAGQYRVCGNCRKVPRQEKRVQVSPPLTRGPSAFIPENEVMQANGLDERTNLLVEEYSTSGRLDNITQVMSIHTQYLESFLRSQFYMLRMDGPLPLPYRHYIAIMAAARHQCSYLINMHVDEFLKTGGIAEWLNGLEYIPQRLKNLNEINKLLAHRPWLITKEHIQKLVKTGENNWSLPELVHAVVLLAHYHALASFVFGSGINPERDPDTSNGVRLIAVNNFCVCDLANDNNIENASLTSSNFGNVMVFLQITDSLSELEALMERMKRLQEDKEDEEASQEEMATRFEKEKKESLLVISGAFDDEIVSTDVSRYIEDPGFGYKDFARRGEDHLPTFRAQDYTWENHGFSLVNRLYSDIGHLLDEKFRMVYNLTYNTMATHEDVDTTTLRRALFNYVHCMYGIRYDDYDYGEVNQLLERSLKVYIKTVTCYPERTTKRMYDSYWRQFKHSEKVHVNLLLMEARMQAELLYALRAITRHLT, from the exons gaaaaaagagTGCAAGTCTCCCCACCATTGACAAGAGGACCAAGTGCCTTTATACCAGAGAATGAA GTTATGCAAGCAAATGGTTTGGATGAACGTACTAATCTTCTTGTGGAAGAATACTCAACATCTGGTCGCCTGGACAACATCACACAGGTCATGAGTATCCATACTCAGTACCTGGAGTCTTTCCTCCGCAGCCAGTTCTATATGCTGCGCATGGATGGGCCCCTTCCTTTGCCCTATAGGCACTACATTGCTATAATG gctgctgccagaCATCAGTGTTCCTACCTAATAAATATGCACGTTGATGAGTTTTTGAAGACTGGCGGGATTGCAGAGTGGTTGAATGGTTTAGAATACATTCcccaaagactgaaaaatctgaacGAAATAAACAAACTCCTTGCACACCGGCCCTGGCTAATCACAAAGGAGCACATTCAG AAACTTGTCAAGACTGGGGAAAATAATTGGTCTCTTCCTGAACTGGTGCATGCTGTTGTCCTGTTGGCACATTATCATGCCTTGGCAAGTTTTGTATTTGGTAGTGGCATTAATCCAGAGAGAGATCCGGATACATCTAATGGAGTCAGACTTATAGCAGTCAACAACTTCTGTGTCTGTGATCTTGCCAATGACAACAACATAGAAAATGCATCCCTCACAAGTAGCAACTTTGGG AATGTCATGGTGTTTTTGCAGATCACAGATTCTTTAAGTGAGCTGGAGGCCTTAATGGAAAGGATGAAGAGGCTACAAGAAGATAAAGAGGATGAAGAAGCCTCTCAGGAAGAAATGGCAACTCGCTTtgaaaaggagaagaaggagagtCTGCTAGTAATTAGTGGAG CATTTGATGATGAAATAGTTTCTACAGATGTCTCCCGCTATATTGAAGATCCTGGGTTTGGGTACAAAGACTTTGCAAGGCGAGGAGAAGACCATCTGCCAACATTCAGAGCTCAG GACTATACCTGGGAAAATCATGGCTTTTCCCTTGTAAACAGGCTTTATTCTGATATTGGGCATCTCCTTGATGAGAAGTTTCGGATGGTATATAACCTCACATATAACACTATGGCAACGCATGAAGATGTTGATACAACTACGCTAAGAAGAGCTTTATTTAACTATGTCCACTGTATGTATGGAATCAG GTATGATGACTATGATTATGGAGAAGTTAATCAATTACTTGAACGCAGCCTGAAGGTTTACATAAAGACAGTGACCTGCTACCCAGAGAGAACTACCAAGCGCATGTACGATAGTTACTGGCGTCAGTTCAAGCACTCGGAGAAG gTTCATGTCAATCTACTTCTAATGGAAGCTCGTATGCAAGCCGAACTTCTGTATGCCCTTCGTGCCATAACTCGTCACTTAACCTGA